In Brevinematales bacterium, the sequence ATCTTCTACAGATATTAACTGATAATTTTTCACTTACACCCCCAAATCCCCTTCTTCATGATTATCTGCTAATATTTCCTAATATAATTATAATAATATAATACTACCACACTTATAGCATCGAGTATATACTTATTTATAGAATATGTCAATATGTAGTTCTATATATTTACCTATGTGTACGATAATTAAACAGTTTATGTTCACTTTTTAAGAATCGATGTCTTATCTTTGTCTTACCTGCGTGGATGGGATAAGCCGGTCTGGCGGGATATAAACTTGCGAGGGCGGGAGTTTTCCGTTATAATATTCCAATGATTTTAAGGAGAGTCCCATGCCGGAAATCGGTTTGAAAGATGTGGAAAACACCGCGAAGCTCGCAAAGCTCGAATTCACCGGGGCGGAAACCGAGAAATTCGCCGGGCAGTTTTCAAAGATCGTGAAATTTGTCGAGAAAATCAGCGAACTGAATACCGACAATATCCCGCCCACCACGCACGCGGTCGAGAAGCGGAATGTGATCCGCGAAGACAAGGCCGGGGAATCCATGCCGATCGACGTATTCGAGAAAACCGCTCCCAAGGCGATGGACAGGAGTATCGTCGTCCCGCGCGTCATCGAACATTAATAGATGATTACCAGCGAATATTTCCCGTTCATTCCCAACGAGGTCGAGATTTGCGACAATCATCTCGATTCTTTGATCGAGGGGAAGGAAGTAGTCATCGATATGGGGTGCGGCCACGGCGATTTTATGATCGAGTTCGCGCCCAAACGCCCCGATACCCTGTTCATCGGTATCGAGGTGATGCGGAAACGCGCGCATAAGACCGGGCACCGTCTCGCGAAACGGAATTTGACGAATTTTCACATGATCGCGTTCGCCGGGGAGAATGTCCTGAAGACCCTGTTCCCCACGGGATCGGTCGATGAAATCCATATCAATTTTCCCGAACCGTGGCAGCGCGAACGATTCTGGAAAACCCGCATCCTGAAACCTTCGTTTATCGTACAGGCCGCGCGCATCCTCAAACCCGGCGGTATCCTCAACTTTGTCACCGATATCGAGAAGTACGCGAAATACGCCTCGGAAAGTATCGCCCGACTCCCCCAATTCTCCAATCTGTACGATCAGCCCTATCTGAAGGATATCTGCGAAGGATTCCCCACCCTGTTTTACCGCAAGATGAGCCCGCTTCGCCCTATCAACTACGTCAGCTTTAAAAGAGTTTAATCCTTTATCACCTCCGGCATCCCTTTTGGGGTGTGCTGAAAAATACGGAAATTTAACTATTTTCCGTCGCTGCGATGAGCAAAGCGAAGAAGCAGTCTATCTAACATTATACACATTAATGAAATAGATTGCTTCTACCGCGCTTCAATAAGTTTTGTAGCGCGGCATCGCAATGACATTATGAGTTCGTCATCAAGCCTGGGGAATATTTTTTTAATTCAATACCTTGACGCGAATTGAGTTTCATCGGATAATAATACGAATGCATGACGATCTATCCGGCGGGGTAAAATCCCCGGTATATCGCCGGGAAACTTAATAATTTTTTCATGCATGGGGAGAAGGGCAATGAATGAGAAAGACCTGGATAAACTGGTTTCACGCCTCCCGGCTGCCCCGGGCATCATGGGAAGGGAGGAGTATTTCAACCCCGCGATTCTGATACCGCTGGTAATGATGAGCGACGGGTATCATTTCCTGTTCGAGGTACGCGCGGAGAATATCCCGCAGGGGGGCGAGGTCTGTTTTCCCGGCGGGCGTTTTAACGCGTCCTACGATTCGTCTCTCGAGGATACCGCGATACGGGAGACCTCCGAGGAACTGGGGCTGTCCGCCGACCGGATCAGGATACTCGGCTGTACCGATACGTTTATCTCCGCGCATATGGTGGCCGTCAACGGATTCCTCGGGGTACTGGATATCGGCTCGATCGACGAGGTACGTCCCGATCCGATGGAAGTCCAGCGCGTATTCACTATCCCCGTCGAGTATTTTCAGAAGCATCGCCCGGAAATTTATCATGCCGAAATATGCGCGAGTCCTTATTCCAATGATGGAGAATTGCTGTTCCCGGCGGCGGAGCTCGGCCTCCCCGAACGCTACTGTCAGCCGTGGGGAACCCGCCGTTATGAAATCCGCGTCTATCGTACCGACCCTGTGATATGGGGCATCACCGGCCGCTTTATCGAGGAGGTGGTGGATATACTGAAACGCTGACGCTGTACATCTTATCCAGTATATAATATATACAGACGGCAAATAAAAAGCCCCGCGGGAAAAACCCGCGAGGCGTTAAACTCATTATTCAGGAGGTTTACTGCTTTACATAAGTACTGCCGCTAGCGACAATAGCATTTGTCGCGGAATAAATCAGATAGTTACCTACCTTGAAGAAATAGTTAGTTGATCCCATCATATCAAAGCTATGCACGCTATCGGAAGAAATTTCAGCGTACGGAATAACCGTACCGGTAGGAGGCGCGCCCATTGAGGGGTAATAATACCAGGTTCCGTTTGTCGAGATTACATTGGTTTGACCACTAATAGTACAATTTGAGGCCGTAGAAGTAAGGAGCATGAAATTCGACATGATAATCAAATCACTGCCTTGTGACCATGCCCTGTAGGAATAGCTCTTATAAACACCACTCCAACCCGAACCACTCATAAGCTTATAGACACTGCCCTCGCTATAAAAGAGGTTCGCGCCGCTAATCATGGCAAGAGTGATATTTGTCATCAAATTGGTACCGCCGCCGCTTAAGATGTTGATTTTCTTCATGGAATCACCAACAAAAGTATACGTACCGGAATTGGTATCAACACTTCCCGCCTGAGATTCAATCTGAGTGAAGGAACTGGTACCGAAAATGTAGGTATTCGTCCTCGAACCGCCATTTTCATAGTTGTTCACCCACGTACCCACGATAGCGGGAGTTGTACCCGAAGGATTGTCAGTTGTTGCAGCTGGAGCACATGCAGCTCCCATTGCCGCAACCATCAATAACACCGCCCATGCATTCAACGAAAAAACTCTTTTCATATATACCTCCAAAAAATTTGAAATCAGAAAAATTATATACCCAATGTAATTTTACATCTATTATATTTTATTATTGTACAAATGGCAAATAATATAGTTAATATACTGTTATTTATATATTATATATTTATAATATATGTTGTTATTATTTAACATAAAAACACAAGTTAATAATCAGTAGTAATTATTGATGAAATAAGGATACATTATGTATTGATAGAAGGAAACGACGGGAAGGGGTGTTTGCTAAAAATATTTTTTCAGCCGTGGGGAACACGCCGTTATGAAATCCGCGTCTATCGTACCGATCCTGTGATATGGGGCATCACCGGCCGCTTTATCGAGGAGATCGTCTCGCTCCTCACTTCACCCCGATAGCCTGCTTAATATACTCCATCGGCATCCCGATACGCGCGTGGATTTCCTCCGCGGTCATCCCGTCGTTATAGAAGCGGCGGGCCGTCGAGTCCAGAGATTCCCCGATCTCGATAATATACCCGTCGGGGTCGTAGAACCGGAAGACGCGCTGTCCCCACGGTTGTTCGCGAAGCTCGTGCACTATCTCCGCGCCGCTCGCGATAATCTTATCGTAATCGGATTCCAATTCGCCGCTCTCGAAATAAAGTTCGAGATTGTTCGGGCGGGTACTCCCGGATACGGATTTCTTTCCGGTAAGCCCCTCGTAGTGGCTCCGAAGGTGAATCGCGAAATCTCCCTCGAACGCCACATTCTGCCCGAAATCCAGCTTGACTTTACAACCCAGCGTTTTCTCATAAAACTCGCGCGAGCGGGCGATATCCTCGACGACTATCAGGGGGCAAATAAATTTCATCGGTTACTTCCATTCAGCGACGTCGATATGGAATTCCTTCGGCGCGGTAAATACCAGCTTCTTATTAATCGTTTCGCCCTTCGAGTTAATTGCCTTCTTACCGTCCTTCAGAACCAATTCGACATTCATATAATCCCCTTTCATTTTATCGAACCCGATCGTCCATTCGCCGCTATCCGCTTTTTTCGGGGTAATCGCCGTATTGTCGGATTTCCCGTTGAGAGACAGGATACGTACTATAAAATCGGGCGAGCCCTGCGGTACGGTAATTTTTACCGTAACCGATACCGCGTCGCGGCTTTTCGCCATCACGTTCATGTCGACCGACTGTACGATACCTCCGTACTGATAGGTGATCTTCACCGCGCCTTCTTTCAGGCCGGTTACCGCGCCCCATTTATCGACCGACGCGGTCTTAGGGTCGCTGGACTGGAACGCCCCAGGTATGGGAGTCATCTTCATCCCGTTGGACAGCTCCGCGACGGGAATAACGGTCGATATGTCGCCCTTCCCTATTTTTACCGGCAGCACCGTTAACGATAACTCCCTGACCCCGGAGCCGGAATTTCCGAAGAAATACATGAGCGGGATATACAGCCGCATCGACCAGTCGTACTCGTTATGGTTCCCAGAGGGCAATTCGTAGTAGTAGTACTGCTTACCCTGCGTGAAACCGAACGCATTCAGCCATGACAGAATCTTTCGCATGGACGGTATCATATCCCACCGTTCGACCGTCTCCATCCATCCACCGTCGATATAAATCTTCGCATCCTTCTCAAAGAAAAGGTGTTTGTTCAGTTTCTCCCCCTCGACTACATTCCAACGGAGGATCGGGGACAGGCATCCCGCTTTACTGAAAATTTCGGGGTACCACCCGAGGAGATTGAACGACGCGAGGCCGCCCATCGAGGAGCCCATGACCGCGGTATTCTCACGGCCGGCGAGCGTGCGGTAATGACTGTCGATATAGGGCTTCACCACCTCGACGAGAAATTTCCCGTAATTGGTCAATCCGCCGGAAGTTTCGCCGAACCCGATATTTTTATTAAACGTCGGCGAATAATCGAAGATGCGTTTATCGCCGCGATGGTAGATACCCACCACGATGATCGGGGGAATCAGCCCCTTCCCGACTAACGCGCTGACATTTTCGGCAATCTTCCATTTATCGAGGTTCTGCCCGTCGTGCATATACAGCACGGGGTACTTTGCATCGTTCGTTTCATATCCCGCCGGAAGGTAGATAACCACCTGCGGCGTGGGGCTCATATAATCGGACTTATACTCCGATAGTGGAATTTTCACCGGGCCTTGGAGCAGAAGATCGGGGCTGGCAACATGAACAACATCACCCTTGATTTCCTTATAAGGGTCTCCGCCGCATCCGGCTAACCCGATCATCATTGAAACGGTTATAACTAGGATTGTTTTTTTCATCATGCGCCCCTATTTCCATTCCTTTACGTTGATTTCACTCTCGATATTAGCGGTGAAGATAATTTTTTTCTGGAGGAGCTCCCCCTTCATCGAAATAGCGCTCTTACCGGAATCATTCACTAGTTCGAATACGATGCGGTCGCCTTTCTTTTTACCGACTACGGCGCTCCACACGGCCGGGGTGTCCTGCTGGAATACGATTTTTTCCTTCGCGCTCGTCTCGTTGACCGATATAATATTCCCGGTCAGCCCCTTGATTTCCACGGGTGTCTTCACGATAATCTTCACCGTGGTATCGTCGCGGGACTTCTCCATCACGTCGATAACCACCGATTTCTTGACGTCGCCGAACATTACGGTTACCGTCGCCTTGCCGGGCTTGAGCCCCGTCAGGACGCCCTTGTCGTCCGCGGACAGCACCGACGGTTTATCGCTCGTCACTTTCATCGGGAAGGGAGTCTCGTGTATCCCGTTCTTGCGGATAATCTCCGCGACCAGCGAGGATTGATCCCCGATGCCTATTTTCGCGGGCATGATATGCAGAACAATATCCGCTACGGGAGACCCGGAGTTCCCGAAGAAGTACAGGAGCGCGGTCTTCAGACGGTACGCCCAGCAGGATTCGTTATGCGAACCGTTGGGATCCTCGAAGTAAAGGAGGTTCTTGCCGTCCTTCAGCCCCTGCTCCATCAGCCAGAGTTTCGCCTCGCGCATCGATACGATCATCTTCCACCACTTATTGGAATTCTCCATCCACCCGCCGTCGATATACATCTTGATATTCTCCGAGAATTGAAGGGTCGGATTGATCGTGTCCGCGTCGTCCAGATTGATGCGCAGGATCGGAGACATCACTCCCGCGCACCCGAACACATCGGGATACCATCCCGCGATATTATAGGACGCGACTCCCCCGAACGACGAACCGAGTATCCCCGTATTCGAGGCGTCGCTCAGCGTGGGGTAATGGCTGTCGATATAGGGCTTGAGTTCCTCGACGATAAATTTCCCGTACTCGTCCAGTCCCCCGCAAGGGACAATCCCGGTAAGCGCGGGAGCGTCGGGAAGATAATCGAACGCGCGAAGGTTTTCCCTGTTGTAGATACCGACGACGATAATTTCACCCATCAGCCCGGCGGCGACCAGTTGGTCGATATCCTCGACTACCTTCCATTTATCGAGGTTCTGCCCGTCGTGCATATACAGGACGGGATATTTCTTCCCGGAGGTCTTATAATCCTTAGGCAGGCAGATCACCGCCTGCGGCGCGGGTTTCATATATTCTGACGGTATCCCGCTCATTTTGAGCTTCACAGGCCCGTCCATATACTGACTCTGGTACACTCCCGACGGTTTGATCTTCACACCGCCGCAGGATGTTAAAAGTATCGCCGATAACGCAATGAATAAGCCCGCCCATTTAAAATTTCTCATTTCCACTCTCCTATTTCTATTTCCGTATCCTTATTCGCCGTGAATATGATTTTCTTCTTCACCGCTTCCCCTTTCAGGGAATACCCCTTCATCCCTTCGCTGTTCAGAAGTTCGATCTCGATACGGTCGCCCCGCATTTTCTTCAGTTCCGCCGTCCATACCCCGCTATCGGGAGATTTCCCGAGCGCCACAACCCCGTTCGTCTTCTTCTCGTTGAACGTCAGTACGCTGATCTTTACCGCCTTCGTACCGGACGGGGCTTTTACCTTCAACGTCACAGTCATCAGGTCGCGGCTTTCCGGCAGGACGTTCAGGCTGATCGACGCCTCCAACCCGGCCGCCGTAATCAGCGCCGTGCCCCCCGCGACACCCTTTATACCGCCCTTAGGCAGAATTTCTATGATCTTCGGCTTATCCGTTTTATACTCCACGGGAAAAATGGTTTTCTTCATCAGCCCGTTGGTATCGCCCTGCCAGCAGATCAGGTACGATTGGTCGCCCTTCCCGAGTTTCGGGGGGAAAAGGAGGATCGAAGGAGTAGCGTACACAGGCTGATACCCGCTGAAGAGGAACAGGAGCGGCATCTTGAGACGCTTCGACCAGTTGTCCTCGTTATGCGAACCGTCGGGGTCTTCGTAGTAATGAAGGTTCGCGCCGTCCTTGAGGCCGAGCCCCTTCATCATCAGGTAAACGTCCCGCATATCGGCGATCATCGACGGTTCGTCTCCGCCCTCGCGCCATCCGCCGTCGAAGTATATCCTAACGTCGTTCGAGAATATCAGCGTCTTGCCGATATCGCCCAATACGGCTCGGTTATTCCACCAGAACGACGGCGACATCACCCCCGCCATCCCGAACACGTCGGGATACCATCCTGTGATATAAAACGACGATATCCCGCCGAGCGACGAGCCCATCACGCCGGTGTTCTTTCGATCGGCGAGCGTACGGTAATGACTGTCGATATAGGGCTTGACCTCCTTCACGAGGAACTTCGAGTAATCGGGAAGCCCGCCGCTCGCGAATTTTTCGTTCGCGTCCTTTGCGGGCGTGAGGTCGTATATCCGTTTGTCGCCGCGATGGTATATCCCGACGACGATGATTTCCGGCATCAGCCCCTTCTCCATCAGGGAGTTCATGTTCTGTACGAGTTTCCATGCCCCGAGGTTCTGCCCGTCATGCATATACAGCACTGGGTAACGGTTCGTGGAGGAGTCGTAGGACGGCGGCAGGTAAACCACCACCTGCGGGGCGGGCTTGATATATTGGGACGTCAGCTCCTTCGGGGGGATTTTATACGGCTGGCCGTACTCCGCCGGTTTGACCGCGGACTGCCCGCATGAAAGAAGGGTAAGCGAGATGATCGCTGATATAAGATATTTCATTTATGCCTCCGAAAAATAATTCTTTCTGCTTTTAAAGATAAATAATTGTTTATAATGAATACTCCTCTTTACAGTAATAGCACTTTATAGTGTTTTTTAGATACATATTTCTCTGATTTCTTTTCGTTAGCTTGATTCTTTTATTACAATTAGGGCATATTATTTCAAATTCTCCTATTCTATCAATAAAAGCATTTTCTAGAACAATATTCGCATTCCATGGAATTTTTTCTAAACACAAATTCAGACCTATCATTGTTTTTGTTACCGTCGAATCAAAACAAGAATTATCTCTTTCAGCAAAAGTTAATACTAAAGATTCAACAATATGAAATGAGTAAAAAAGTAAAAACGGTAAAATTGAATATATTTGATCCCATTGCGAGACCATAGCTTCCTGCCCTGAAAAAATAAAATTAAAATTACAGTTTTCAGTAGTAAAATGGGGATTTGTGGTTATTAAATGGTTTGCCTTTTGAAAGTATGGTTCCATTCCAAATTCAGATTTTTTATCATATCGCATTTCATAAATAAATTGCGGGTCAATCCAAGATTCTATTTTTGCTTTTAATAGAGCCATTTTAATAATGTCTTTCTTTTTTTGCTCATTTATTTTTTCTGATGCAATATTTATTGAGCTATTGTCATTATTGATCAGCTTTATAAATTCGCTTGGATATGCTAAGAGCCATTCTAAATAAAACAAATTATCCTTTAATGGTTTTCTTAATAAAGCATATGCAACTGTTAGTTTACCTTTTTTTGAACACATTAATGCTTCATATGTAAAATGACAAAAATCAGAAACAAGTGCTGCGAAAACTTTTTTATATATAAAAATATTAGCTTCTTTTTTATACCCATTCTTCTCTAAATAATCAATTAAATCTCTTCCAGCTATTTTAGGAATCTTTTTATCCATTTTTATATTAACATGGAAAATGTTGCATTCCTCCCCTGTTAATAATATTTCCAATATTAAATCATGAAGATAGAAACAATATTCGTGACAAGTTCGATATTTTGATAATAATAAATTTGCTATATTATCCTCTCCTTAACCTAATTCGCGTTTATTCACATTTCAATCTTCCCCTACTTCTCCCACGACTTGAGGAGTACGTCCACCGCCTGATCGGCCTTACAGTTTACGAGCTTGATATACGGCGACCCGCTCGTCTGCACCGCGAACTTCCCGCCCTTCGTCTGGAAGTTCAGTACGAGTTTCGAGTTCGCGGGATAGGACAGGAGAAAATTGAATTTCAGGTTGCTCGCGGCGTTAAAGGTATGCGCGATATTCGTCGGGTCGTCGTTGATCTTCACCACTATCGCGGTGATTTCCCCGACAGGCGTTTCGGACGTGACCCGCACGAGGGTATAGACCATCCCGTCGATCTTCGGCAGAACGTTCAGGTTTTGCTTAAACGTCTTACCGCCGAACTTCAGGGAAATGTCCGCTTTCCCTTCGCCCTTGCAGACTACTGTACCGT encodes:
- a CDS encoding CoA pyrophosphatase is translated as MNEKDLDKLVSRLPAAPGIMGREEYFNPAILIPLVMMSDGYHFLFEVRAENIPQGGEVCFPGGRFNASYDSSLEDTAIRETSEELGLSADRIRILGCTDTFISAHMVAVNGFLGVLDIGSIDEVRPDPMEVQRVFTIPVEYFQKHRPEIYHAEICASPYSNDGELLFPAAELGLPERYCQPWGTRRYEIRVYRTDPVIWGITGRFIEEVVDILKR
- a CDS encoding alpha/beta hydrolase produces the protein MKKTILVITVSMMIGLAGCGGDPYKEIKGDVVHVASPDLLLQGPVKIPLSEYKSDYMSPTPQVVIYLPAGYETNDAKYPVLYMHDGQNLDKWKIAENVSALVGKGLIPPIIVVGIYHRGDKRIFDYSPTFNKNIGFGETSGGLTNYGKFLVEVVKPYIDSHYRTLAGRENTAVMGSSMGGLASFNLLGWYPEIFSKAGCLSPILRWNVVEGEKLNKHLFFEKDAKIYIDGGWMETVERWDMIPSMRKILSWLNAFGFTQGKQYYYYELPSGNHNEYDWSMRLYIPLMYFFGNSGSGVRELSLTVLPVKIGKGDISTVIPVAELSNGMKMTPIPGAFQSSDPKTASVDKWGAVTGLKEGAVKITYQYGGIVQSVDMNVMAKSRDAVSVTVKITVPQGSPDFIVRILSLNGKSDNTAITPKKADSGEWTIGFDKMKGDYMNVELVLKDGKKAINSKGETINKKLVFTAPKEFHIDVAEWK
- a CDS encoding glyoxalase/bleomycin resistance/dioxygenase family protein, whose protein sequence is MKFICPLIVVEDIARSREFYEKTLGCKVKLDFGQNVAFEGDFAIHLRSHYEGLTGKKSVSGSTRPNNLELYFESGELESDYDKIIASGAEIVHELREQPWGQRVFRFYDPDGYIIEIGESLDSTARRFYNDGMTAEEIHARIGMPMEYIKQAIGVK
- a CDS encoding alpha/beta hydrolase, which codes for MKYLISAIISLTLLSCGQSAVKPAEYGQPYKIPPKELTSQYIKPAPQVVVYLPPSYDSSTNRYPVLYMHDGQNLGAWKLVQNMNSLMEKGLMPEIIVVGIYHRGDKRIYDLTPAKDANEKFASGGLPDYSKFLVKEVKPYIDSHYRTLADRKNTGVMGSSLGGISSFYITGWYPDVFGMAGVMSPSFWWNNRAVLGDIGKTLIFSNDVRIYFDGGWREGGDEPSMIADMRDVYLMMKGLGLKDGANLHYYEDPDGSHNEDNWSKRLKMPLLFLFSGYQPVYATPSILLFPPKLGKGDQSYLICWQGDTNGLMKKTIFPVEYKTDKPKIIEILPKGGIKGVAGGTALITAAGLEASISLNVLPESRDLMTVTLKVKAPSGTKAVKISVLTFNEKKTNGVVALGKSPDSGVWTAELKKMRGDRIEIELLNSEGMKGYSLKGEAVKKKIIFTANKDTEIEIGEWK
- the trmB gene encoding tRNA (guanosine(46)-N7)-methyltransferase TrmB encodes the protein MITSEYFPFIPNEVEICDNHLDSLIEGKEVVIDMGCGHGDFMIEFAPKRPDTLFIGIEVMRKRAHKTGHRLAKRNLTNFHMIAFAGENVLKTLFPTGSVDEIHINFPEPWQRERFWKTRILKPSFIVQAARILKPGGILNFVTDIEKYAKYASESIARLPQFSNLYDQPYLKDICEGFPTLFYRKMSPLRPINYVSFKRV
- the gatC gene encoding Asp-tRNA(Asn)/Glu-tRNA(Gln) amidotransferase subunit GatC; its protein translation is MPEIGLKDVENTAKLAKLEFTGAETEKFAGQFSKIVKFVEKISELNTDNIPPTTHAVEKRNVIREDKAGESMPIDVFEKTAPKAMDRSIVVPRVIEH